One window from the genome of Bacillus sp. (in: firmicutes) encodes:
- a CDS encoding methyl-accepting chemotaxis protein has product MFKLTVRKKLISITLLLLAIPSLVIGLISYETAHHNLEEQGMIGLKNNVNMALDMITILNKEVEKGSLSLVEAQERFKETILGKKQADGTRIINNHIDMGQFGYFIAYDETGKALLHPSKEGADMWDSKDDNGLLFIQDLIKQGDNGGGFTTYYYGLPTNPDQVEEKIVYTAKDPNWNWYISAGTYLIDFNSAAKNILSILFISLAAALTLGAVIIYFFANSFSKPIIELAQKSEQIAAGDLSLDVINVKNNDEIGDLATGFNHMIANLKEMIKNIDGASQHVASTSEELMASSEQTSKATEHITEAIQEIAVGSETSLKGTLSAVEVVTEISKGMEQIAYNVQQVTDSSHQTSHTAKTGNETIQESIQQMDLVQNSSHEMSKVIAALGAKSQEIGQVISLITNIAEQTNLLALNAAIEAARAGEHGKGFAVVADEVRKLAEQSRQATNDVGQLIDEIQREVNETVRAMGESQTLVENGMLTVHKAGKAFYDIAIQVDHVSAQIQDVSAAIEEINASADQLVETINEAQKIAEQSSGFSQNVAASAEEQNASMEEISSASTMLANLAEKLQQTVATFKL; this is encoded by the coding sequence ATGTTTAAATTAACTGTTCGAAAAAAGCTTATTTCAATAACACTACTTTTATTAGCCATTCCTAGTCTTGTCATTGGTTTAATCAGCTATGAAACAGCACATCATAATCTTGAGGAGCAAGGTATGATTGGCTTAAAAAATAATGTAAATATGGCGTTAGATATGATAACAATTCTTAACAAAGAAGTAGAAAAAGGCAGTCTTTCACTTGTTGAAGCCCAAGAACGTTTCAAAGAAACAATTCTAGGAAAAAAACAAGCCGATGGCACTCGCATAATAAACAATCACATTGATATGGGTCAGTTTGGATATTTTATTGCCTATGATGAGACCGGAAAAGCACTTCTACATCCAAGTAAGGAGGGTGCGGATATGTGGGATTCTAAAGATGATAATGGTTTATTATTTATCCAAGATCTTATTAAGCAAGGGGACAATGGCGGCGGTTTTACAACTTATTATTACGGACTGCCAACAAACCCAGATCAAGTTGAAGAAAAAATTGTCTACACTGCCAAAGACCCAAATTGGAACTGGTACATTTCCGCTGGCACTTATTTGATTGATTTTAACAGTGCTGCCAAAAACATTTTAAGCATTTTGTTTATTTCTTTAGCTGCGGCACTCACTCTTGGTGCTGTCATTATTTATTTCTTTGCCAACTCATTTTCAAAACCAATCATTGAATTGGCCCAAAAGTCTGAACAAATTGCGGCTGGCGATTTATCATTAGACGTTATCAATGTGAAAAACAATGATGAAATTGGCGACCTCGCTACAGGTTTTAACCATATGATTGCGAATTTAAAGGAAATGATTAAAAACATTGATGGTGCTTCCCAACATGTTGCTTCCACTTCGGAGGAACTAATGGCAAGCAGTGAACAGACAAGTAAAGCAACCGAGCATATTACAGAGGCTATTCAGGAAATTGCGGTCGGTTCAGAAACTAGCTTAAAAGGAACACTGAGTGCGGTGGAAGTGGTCACGGAAATTTCTAAAGGAATGGAACAAATCGCTTATAATGTTCAACAAGTTACCGATTCGTCGCATCAAACATCTCATACTGCAAAAACAGGGAACGAAACGATTCAAGAATCAATTCAACAAATGGATCTCGTTCAAAATTCATCTCATGAAATGAGTAAAGTCATTGCAGCACTAGGCGCTAAATCGCAGGAAATCGGTCAAGTGATTTCACTCATTACTAATATCGCAGAACAAACAAACCTATTGGCATTGAACGCTGCCATTGAGGCAGCTAGAGCAGGTGAACATGGGAAAGGTTTTGCCGTTGTCGCTGATGAGGTTCGCAAATTAGCTGAGCAATCTAGACAAGCTACAAATGATGTAGGCCAATTAATTGATGAAATCCAAAGAGAAGTCAATGAAACGGTCCGTGCCATGGGAGAATCACAAACCTTAGTAGAAAACGGCATGCTCACGGTTCACAAAGCTGGAAAAGCCTTTTATGATATCGCCATTCAGGTCGATCATGTTTCCGCACAAATTCAAGACGTGTCAGCGGCGATTGAAGAAATTAATGCAAGTGCTGACCAATTAGTCGAAACGATTAATGAAGCACAGAAAATTGCGGAACAATCATCTGGTTTTTCACAAAATGTCGCTGCATCTGCTGAGGAGCAAAACGCTTCAATGGAGGAAATCTCATCGGCTTCAACTATGTTAGCTAATTTGGCGGAAAAATTACAGCAAACTGTCGCAACGTTTAAACTATAA
- a CDS encoding XRE family transcriptional regulator, whose translation MSKTKLESNHDYINRYSKIANAIEARRKELGLSLKDLEEMTGLCSPAISRLTSVMNRPRLDTLYRVLDALDLELKIERKERGLQKNIQVSISTNVNQYNVWVKKGTTIDLLKVKAKTKYEARQILNETNPEWEICTIELFKKGQ comes from the coding sequence ATGTCGAAAACAAAGCTTGAAAGTAATCATGATTATATAAATCGATATTCCAAGATTGCGAATGCAATCGAAGCAAGAAGAAAAGAACTTGGCTTATCATTAAAAGACTTGGAGGAAATGACTGGTTTATGTTCTCCAGCAATATCACGGTTAACAAGTGTAATGAATCGTCCGCGGCTTGATACACTTTATCGAGTATTAGATGCCTTGGATTTGGAATTGAAAATAGAAAGGAAGGAAAGGGGGTTACAAAAAAATATCCAAGTTTCAATATCTACAAATGTAAATCAGTACAATGTCTGGGTCAAAAAGGGGACGACCATTGATTTATTAAAAGTAAAAGCAAAAACAAAGTATGAAGCACGACAAATTTTGAATGAAACAAATCCAGAGTGGGAGATTTGTACAATCGAGTTATTTAAAAAAGGTCAATAA
- a CDS encoding HAMP domain-containing protein: MSLKVKLIGSFIILITLPMLILAFFSYNMTANSMQKTIEKQLVDTTKLTSDSIEQMLASTASLIQIESRAQLIRNIDSTSDSESKNVVFNMLQSAVKDNEQLIEMILITDNNGIAFMDSMNINEVTDLSDREYVKKALQGEHAVSNVITSKVTNEPIISIAYPLFTDDNKVKGLIIGTIKFSKIAEKAEQIKIGESGYAYIIDKDGLIVSHPKKEKVLKENLMDTANDELLPIVKKMTAGESGSGYYTYEGIYKFVTYDPVGIWTVGVTANYNDYMAPAHKIRTNSILITTIAILIAIAAAVFISNGIVKPIRKLQTAMELAGSGDLTAHTSIQTKDELQDLSDSFNAMVNNQQKTIKQVYAASDELAASSQEMAASTEEVATASTEVSESTQRLAKEAEEGNNAIIDTSKALLELSSLIQIAKSKAASADDNSQFTLSTANEGKETVEDVISTMENIKAKMEETKTHISSLEHYSKEITTITDTITQIAEQTNLLALNAAIEAARAGEAGKGFAVVADEVRKLAEQSNKGAAEVANLIRLVTETTANTVIATDESSKQVEVGVSAVTKAGNALENIVEAVQKTVSDVTGIVSVTDNEVATSEKIVELINSLATFIETTAASAEEVSASTEETSAAMETIASATEQINAMALELKTSMDQFKLSN; this comes from the coding sequence TTGAGTTTAAAAGTTAAATTAATTGGTAGTTTTATCATTTTAATAACGTTGCCAATGCTTATTTTGGCATTTTTCTCCTATAACATGACAGCCAATTCGATGCAGAAAACGATTGAAAAACAACTTGTTGATACGACTAAATTAACATCCGATTCTATTGAGCAAATGTTAGCATCAACAGCTTCGCTTATTCAAATCGAAAGTAGGGCTCAGCTTATCCGTAATATTGATAGCACTAGTGATTCTGAAAGTAAAAATGTTGTTTTTAACATGCTCCAAAGTGCAGTAAAAGATAATGAACAACTAATCGAAATGATTCTTATTACAGATAATAACGGGATTGCTTTCATGGACAGCATGAATATCAACGAAGTAACCGATTTATCAGACCGTGAATATGTCAAAAAGGCACTTCAAGGTGAACATGCAGTTAGTAATGTGATTACTTCAAAAGTTACAAATGAACCGATTATTTCCATTGCCTATCCGCTTTTTACTGATGATAACAAAGTGAAGGGGCTCATTATTGGAACAATTAAATTCTCGAAAATTGCTGAAAAAGCTGAACAAATTAAAATTGGTGAATCTGGTTATGCCTACATCATTGATAAGGATGGACTTATAGTTTCACACCCTAAAAAGGAAAAAGTATTAAAAGAAAATTTAATGGATACGGCGAATGATGAGCTTCTTCCAATCGTTAAAAAAATGACAGCTGGCGAATCAGGTAGCGGTTATTATACTTACGAAGGAATTTATAAGTTTGTTACTTACGATCCAGTAGGAATTTGGACTGTCGGTGTAACAGCAAATTATAACGATTATATGGCACCAGCCCATAAAATTAGGACAAACTCAATTCTTATCACAACTATTGCAATCTTAATCGCGATTGCAGCTGCCGTATTTATTTCAAATGGCATTGTAAAGCCGATTCGAAAACTGCAAACTGCGATGGAATTAGCAGGAAGTGGCGATTTAACAGCCCATACTTCTATCCAAACAAAGGATGAACTGCAAGATTTAAGTGACTCCTTTAATGCCATGGTTAATAATCAACAAAAAACGATTAAACAAGTATATGCTGCTTCAGATGAACTGGCTGCCTCATCACAAGAAATGGCAGCATCAACTGAAGAAGTTGCCACAGCTTCTACTGAGGTTTCAGAAAGTACACAAAGATTAGCCAAAGAAGCTGAAGAAGGAAATAACGCTATTATTGATACTTCGAAAGCATTGCTTGAGTTATCTTCATTAATTCAAATTGCCAAAAGCAAGGCAGCATCTGCTGATGATAACTCACAATTCACCCTCTCAACCGCAAATGAGGGGAAAGAAACGGTTGAAGATGTTATTAGCACAATGGAAAATATTAAAGCAAAAATGGAAGAAACGAAAACACATATATCTTCTTTAGAACATTATTCTAAGGAAATTACAACGATTACAGATACAATTACACAAATTGCTGAACAAACGAATTTACTTGCATTAAATGCGGCCATTGAAGCAGCCCGCGCTGGTGAGGCGGGAAAAGGTTTCGCTGTTGTCGCAGATGAAGTTCGCAAATTGGCCGAACAATCAAATAAAGGGGCGGCTGAAGTTGCCAATCTGATTCGTTTAGTAACTGAAACAACTGCCAATACTGTTATCGCAACAGACGAAAGCAGCAAACAAGTAGAAGTTGGTGTATCGGCTGTAACAAAAGCTGGTAATGCCTTAGAAAATATAGTCGAAGCAGTCCAAAAAACTGTCTCAGACGTCACTGGAATTGTATCTGTCACAGACAATGAAGTGGCAACCTCCGAGAAGATAGTTGAATTAATTAATTCATTAGCAACGTTTATTGAAACAACTGCTGCAAGTGCAGAAGAGGTATCAGCATCAACAGAAGAAACATCAGCGGCAATGGAGACAATCGCATCTGCCACCGAACAAATTAATGCGATGGCTTTAGAGCTCAAAACATCGATGGATCAATTCAAACTTTCTAACTAA
- a CDS encoding STAS domain-containing protein: MFYQINAQADQVFVTLSKEIYVDQASSFREALLPYLEKGYKNFIIDVSNLSYIDSSGLGVLIGIQKRAITNGGKVTIKGLKGPVKELFELTRLTKIFEIIE, from the coding sequence ATGTTTTATCAAATAAATGCACAAGCGGATCAAGTTTTCGTTACATTATCGAAGGAAATATACGTAGATCAAGCTTCTAGTTTTAGGGAAGCACTTTTGCCCTATTTAGAAAAAGGATATAAAAATTTTATCATCGATGTTAGCAATCTATCATATATTGATAGTTCCGGTTTAGGTGTTTTAATCGGTATCCAAAAGAGAGCCATTACAAATGGCGGCAAGGTCACGATTAAAGGATTAAAAGGCCCTGTAAAAGAACTATTTGAACTTACAAGATTAACAAAGATTTTCGAGATAATAGAATAA